A single window of Streptomyces xanthii DNA harbors:
- a CDS encoding S28 family serine protease, whose protein sequence is MRTALRWLLSLVVLIGTASAAGISTATAAEESSATAAATDIKDRLLAVPGMSLIEEKPYAGYRYFVLNYTQPVDHRNPKAGTFQQRITVLHKDVSRPMVMFTSGYNVSTNPSRSEPTRIVDGNQVSVEYRFFTPSRPQPADWSKLNIWQAASDQHRIFKALKPIYGQNWLTTGGSKGGMTATYYERFYPRDMDGVVAYVAPNDVVNKEDSAYDTFLANVGPKDCRVALQKVQRETLVRRDALEKKYKDFLDANNYTVNTVGSVDKAYEATVLDLFWGFWQYQPESACADVPDAATVSDDDLFSYVDEVGGWASYADQGLTQYTPYYYQAGTQLGSPDIKQPWVADLSRYGYQPPRNFVPRDIPMKFEPSAMRDVDSWVRHNATRMLYVYGDNDPWGAEPFRLGKGARDSYVMHAPHANHGANVAALKPADKELATARILDWAGLSGTTALAAHDRKLDRAGVQRGMSLRP, encoded by the coding sequence ATGCGCACAGCGCTCAGATGGCTGCTGTCGCTCGTGGTGCTCATCGGCACCGCGAGCGCGGCCGGGATATCGACGGCGACCGCCGCCGAGGAATCCTCGGCAACGGCCGCCGCCACCGACATCAAGGACAGGCTTCTCGCCGTACCCGGCATGAGCCTGATCGAGGAGAAGCCGTACGCGGGCTACCGCTACTTCGTCCTCAACTACACGCAGCCGGTCGACCACCGGAACCCGAAGGCCGGCACCTTCCAGCAGCGCATCACCGTGCTGCACAAGGACGTCAGCCGCCCGATGGTCATGTTCACCAGCGGCTACAACGTGTCGACGAACCCGTCGCGCAGCGAGCCGACCCGGATCGTCGACGGCAACCAGGTCTCCGTGGAGTACCGCTTCTTCACGCCGTCCCGGCCGCAGCCCGCCGACTGGTCGAAGCTGAACATCTGGCAGGCCGCGAGCGACCAGCACCGCATCTTCAAGGCGCTCAAGCCGATCTACGGCCAGAACTGGCTGACGACCGGCGGCTCGAAGGGCGGCATGACCGCCACCTACTACGAGCGCTTCTACCCGCGCGACATGGACGGCGTCGTCGCCTACGTTGCCCCGAACGACGTCGTGAACAAGGAGGACTCGGCCTACGACACCTTCCTCGCGAACGTCGGCCCGAAGGACTGCCGTGTCGCCCTGCAGAAGGTGCAGCGCGAGACGCTGGTGCGCCGTGACGCGCTCGAGAAGAAGTACAAGGACTTCCTCGACGCGAACAACTACACGGTGAACACGGTCGGTTCGGTCGACAAGGCCTACGAGGCGACCGTCCTCGACCTGTTCTGGGGCTTCTGGCAGTACCAGCCCGAGTCCGCCTGCGCCGACGTCCCGGACGCCGCGACCGTCTCCGACGACGACCTGTTCAGTTACGTCGACGAGGTCGGCGGCTGGGCCTCCTACGCCGACCAGGGCCTGACCCAGTACACGCCGTACTACTACCAGGCGGGCACGCAGCTCGGCTCGCCCGACATCAAGCAGCCGTGGGTCGCCGACCTGTCCCGCTACGGCTACCAGCCGCCGCGGAACTTCGTGCCGCGCGACATCCCCATGAAGTTCGAGCCGTCCGCGATGCGCGACGTCGACAGCTGGGTGCGCCACAACGCCACCCGCATGCTGTACGTGTACGGCGACAACGACCCGTGGGGCGCCGAGCCGTTCCGCCTCGGCAAGGGCGCGCGTGACTCCTACGTGATGCACGCCCCGCACGCCAACCACGGCGCGAACGTGGCGGCCCTGAAGCCCGCCGACAAGGAGCTCGCCACGGCGCGCATCCTCGACTGGGCGGGCCTGTCCGGCACGACCGCGCTGGCCGCGCATGACCGGAAGCTCGACCGGGCCGGGGTGCAGCGCGGAATGTCCCTGCGGCCGTAG
- a CDS encoding glycoside hydrolase family 3 protein, translated as MPELSRRTLIAAATATVAAAGLSAAPAQASTETDEDRARSDRALKQVISGMSLEEKVGQLFVMRVYGHSATDPDQADIDANLKEIGVRTAAEMIDRYKLGGIIYFAWAHNVRDPHQIADLSNGIQAAGLAQDSRVPLLISTDQEHGIVARVGKPATLFPGAMALGAGGSRADARKAGQIAGAELRAVGIRQDYAPDADVNINPANPVIGVRSFGADPKAVAGMVAAQVKGYQSAHIASTAKHFPGHGDTVDDSHAKLPYIHHTREQWEQLDKPSFEAAIAAGIDSIMTAHIVVPALDPAEDPATLSHPILTGILREQLGYDGVVVTDSLGMQGVRTKYGDERVPVLALKAGVDQLLNPPSLSVAWNAVLNAVKGGELTEERLDESILRILRLKAKLGLFDEPYVSHGQVDKTVGTHQHLAAADRIAERTTTLLVNKDRLLPLNRRTHKKVLVLGANPASPSLSDGPPTTVLGAALTELGFTTTVLATGTAPSQAAIDQAVAAAAGQDAVLIGTYNVTAGSAQQKLVKAVAATGVPVVTLSMRNPYDVAQLDVSAAHLAAYSWIDVELRAAVRVLTGAAEPQGKLPVPVQRADDPSKELFPIGFGLTY; from the coding sequence GTGCCCGAGCTGTCCAGACGTACGCTGATCGCCGCCGCGACCGCCACGGTCGCCGCCGCAGGCCTGAGCGCCGCACCCGCCCAGGCGTCCACCGAAACCGATGAGGACCGGGCCCGTTCCGACCGGGCCCTCAAGCAGGTCATCTCCGGGATGTCCCTGGAGGAGAAGGTCGGCCAGCTGTTCGTGATGCGGGTCTACGGCCATTCGGCCACCGACCCCGACCAGGCCGACATCGACGCCAACCTCAAGGAGATCGGCGTCCGCACGGCCGCCGAGATGATCGACCGCTACAAGCTGGGCGGCATCATCTACTTCGCGTGGGCGCACAACGTCCGCGACCCGCACCAGATCGCCGACCTGAGCAACGGCATCCAGGCCGCGGGCCTCGCCCAGGACTCCCGCGTCCCGTTGCTGATCTCGACGGACCAGGAGCACGGCATAGTGGCCCGGGTCGGCAAGCCCGCCACCCTGTTCCCGGGCGCGATGGCGCTCGGCGCGGGCGGCTCGCGGGCCGACGCGCGCAAGGCGGGCCAGATCGCGGGCGCCGAGCTGCGCGCGGTCGGCATCCGGCAGGACTACGCGCCGGACGCGGACGTCAACATCAACCCGGCGAACCCGGTGATCGGCGTCCGCTCCTTCGGCGCCGACCCGAAGGCCGTCGCCGGGATGGTCGCCGCGCAGGTCAAGGGCTACCAGTCCGCGCACATCGCGTCGACGGCCAAGCACTTCCCCGGGCACGGCGACACGGTCGACGACTCGCACGCCAAGCTGCCGTACATCCACCACACGCGCGAGCAGTGGGAGCAGCTGGACAAGCCGTCGTTCGAGGCGGCGATCGCCGCCGGCATCGACTCGATCATGACGGCGCACATCGTCGTGCCGGCGCTCGACCCGGCCGAGGACCCGGCGACCCTCTCGCACCCGATCCTCACCGGCATCCTGCGCGAGCAGCTCGGCTACGACGGCGTCGTGGTGACCGACTCGCTCGGCATGCAGGGCGTACGGACCAAGTACGGCGACGAACGCGTACCCGTGCTCGCGCTGAAGGCGGGCGTGGACCAGCTGCTCAACCCGCCGTCCCTGTCCGTCGCGTGGAACGCGGTGCTGAACGCCGTGAAGGGCGGCGAGCTGACCGAGGAGCGGCTCGACGAGTCGATCCTGCGCATCCTGCGGCTCAAGGCCAAGCTGGGCCTGTTCGACGAGCCGTACGTGTCGCACGGCCAGGTCGACAAGACGGTCGGCACCCACCAGCACCTCGCCGCCGCCGACCGGATCGCCGAGCGCACGACGACGCTCCTGGTGAACAAGGACCGGCTGCTGCCGCTGAACCGGCGCACCCACAAGAAGGTCCTGGTGCTCGGCGCGAACCCGGCCTCGCCCTCCCTGAGCGACGGGCCGCCCACCACCGTGCTGGGCGCCGCCCTCACCGAACTCGGCTTCACCACGACGGTCCTGGCCACCGGCACGGCCCCCAGCCAGGCCGCGATCGACCAGGCCGTCGCCGCCGCGGCGGGCCAGGACGCGGTGCTGATCGGCACGTACAACGTGACGGCGGGCAGCGCCCAGCAGAAGCTGGTGAAGGCGGTCGCGGCGACCGGCGTCCCGGTGGTCACCCTGTCGATGCGCAACCCGTACGACGTGGCCCAACTGGACGTCTCGGCCGCGCATCTGGCCGCGTACTCCTGGATCGACGTCGAACTGCGGGCGGCGGTACGCGTCCTCACGGGCGCCGCCGAGCCGCAGGGCAAGCTGCCCGTGCCGGTGCAGCGAGCCGACGACCCGTCGAAGGAACTCTTCCCGATCGGGTTCGGGCTCACCTACTGA
- a CDS encoding sugar phosphate isomerase/epimerase family protein, with amino-acid sequence MKLAFSTLGVPGLPLPHVLALATEHGYHGVELRAHPEEPVHLGLTPGERADVAAAFGDAGVEVLGVAGYARVAAPGEDEPVLDEMRELVDLAGDIGASYVRVFPGAGEEQDSEVADAAAARRLGAVAAHAADRGVRVLLETHDSHRTGADACRVVGAVGHGSVGVLWDVMHTWLGGEQPGETYAAISPYLGYVQVKDIAGDGDTVPLPLGGGVLPLGECVEVLSRAGWDGWLCWEYEARWYDGIPALPELLGAGRDYVGRLLNESA; translated from the coding sequence ATGAAACTGGCGTTCTCCACCCTCGGTGTCCCTGGTCTCCCGCTCCCCCACGTCCTCGCGCTCGCCACGGAGCACGGCTATCACGGCGTGGAGCTGCGCGCCCATCCCGAGGAGCCGGTGCATCTCGGACTCACGCCCGGCGAACGGGCCGATGTCGCCGCGGCGTTCGGCGACGCGGGCGTGGAGGTGCTCGGGGTCGCCGGGTACGCGCGCGTGGCGGCGCCCGGGGAGGACGAGCCGGTGCTCGACGAGATGCGGGAGCTGGTCGATCTCGCCGGGGACATCGGCGCCTCGTACGTGCGGGTCTTTCCCGGGGCCGGGGAGGAACAGGACTCCGAGGTCGCCGACGCGGCCGCCGCGCGGCGGCTCGGGGCGGTGGCCGCGCACGCGGCGGACCGGGGGGTGCGCGTGCTGCTGGAGACGCACGACTCGCATCGGACCGGGGCGGACGCGTGCCGGGTCGTGGGGGCCGTGGGGCACGGGAGCGTCGGCGTGCTGTGGGACGTCATGCACACGTGGCTGGGCGGGGAGCAGCCCGGCGAGACCTACGCGGCGATCTCGCCCTACCTGGGGTATGTGCAGGTCAAGGACATCGCGGGGGACGGCGACACGGTGCCGCTGCCGCTGGGGGGCGGGGTGCTGCCGCTCGGGGAGTGTGTGGAGGTGCTCAGTCGGGCGGGGTGGGACGGGTGGCTGTGCTGGGAGTACGAGGCCCGTTGGTACGACGGGATCCCGGCGCTTCCTGAGTTGCTCGGTGCGGGGCGGGACTATGTGGGCCGGTTGCTGAACGAGTCGGCGTAG
- a CDS encoding bifunctional helix-turn-helix transcriptional regulator/GNAT family N-acetyltransferase: MTVQDIRSFNRFYTNVIGALDYGRHLYAPYTLTESRVLYELAHTEHVDAADLRARLSLDSGYLSRILGKFERAGLVERASSGDDARRRRVTLTARGREAADLLDERSREAVGSLLSTVPAGDRERLSQALRTVREVLGDGRAAPHPDNVLLREPGPGDLGWIVARNGAVYAAEFGWNADYEGLVARIVADFAQDHDPHLERVWIAELDGRPVGCVMCVRDAAPGTARLRLLLVEPEARGLGIGDRLVRAVVDFARGVGYRELVLWTNDVLKAARSLYQRHGFVLAGEEPHRSFGADLTGQDWRLPLRDGGAG; the protein is encoded by the coding sequence ATGACCGTGCAGGACATCCGGTCCTTCAACCGCTTCTACACCAATGTCATCGGGGCGCTGGACTACGGCCGGCACCTCTACGCCCCGTACACGCTCACCGAGTCCCGTGTGCTGTACGAGCTGGCGCACACGGAGCACGTCGACGCCGCCGACCTGCGGGCGCGGCTGTCGCTCGACTCGGGGTACCTCAGCCGGATCCTCGGGAAGTTCGAGCGGGCGGGGCTCGTCGAGCGGGCCTCGTCGGGGGACGATGCGCGGCGGCGCCGGGTGACGCTCACCGCGCGCGGGCGCGAGGCCGCCGATCTGCTGGACGAGCGGTCCCGGGAGGCCGTCGGTTCGCTGCTCTCGACCGTGCCGGCCGGTGACCGGGAGCGGCTGTCCCAGGCGCTGCGCACCGTGCGGGAGGTCCTCGGGGACGGGCGCGCCGCCCCGCATCCGGACAACGTGCTGCTGCGCGAGCCCGGCCCCGGCGACCTCGGCTGGATCGTCGCGCGCAACGGGGCGGTGTACGCGGCCGAGTTCGGCTGGAACGCCGACTACGAGGGGCTCGTCGCCCGGATCGTGGCGGACTTCGCCCAGGACCACGACCCGCATCTGGAGCGGGTGTGGATCGCCGAGCTGGACGGGCGGCCTGTGGGGTGCGTGATGTGCGTACGGGACGCCGCGCCCGGCACGGCGCGGTTGCGGCTGCTGCTCGTGGAGCCGGAGGCACGGGGGCTCGGGATCGGGGACCGGCTGGTGCGGGCCGTCGTCGACTTCGCGCGCGGGGTCGGGTACCGGGAGCTCGTGCTGTGGACGAACGACGTGCTCAAGGCCGCCCGGTCGCTCTACCAGCGGCACGGGTTCGTACTGGCCGGTGAGGAGCCGCACCGGTCGTTCGGGGCCGATCTGACCGGTCAGGACTGGCGGTTGCCGTTGCGCGACGGCGGCGCTGGGTAA
- a CDS encoding inositol monophosphatase family protein translates to MPIMNTSAPSPASDARLAVQAALSGAAVVRAMYGTSLARVDKGAGDFATAADLAAEEAILDVLRRARPGDAVTGEESGRGGTEGAARRWLVDPLCGTLNYAVRTMLAGVNVALRMDGSTTAAATADPFNEEVFWTDGDGNGGSWLRDAEGTDHPLSPSAASRLVDVNLDPPYPNAPGFTAARLLATPGFAERFRPRVVSTTLAVAWVAAGRRAAYVTDGDLRDSVHFAAGIALCRAAGCVVTGLRGEPALSGPDGLVVAADAETHAVLLDLVREVRDQG, encoded by the coding sequence ATGCCGATCATGAACACGTCTGCCCCGAGCCCCGCCTCCGACGCCCGACTCGCCGTCCAGGCCGCCCTGTCCGGCGCCGCCGTCGTGCGCGCGATGTACGGGACCTCGCTCGCCCGGGTCGACAAGGGCGCCGGCGACTTCGCCACCGCCGCGGATCTCGCCGCCGAGGAGGCCATCCTCGACGTGCTGCGGCGGGCCCGCCCCGGGGACGCCGTGACGGGCGAGGAGAGCGGGCGCGGCGGGACCGAGGGCGCGGCACGGCGCTGGCTGGTGGACCCCTTGTGCGGGACGCTCAACTACGCCGTCCGCACCATGCTGGCCGGCGTCAACGTCGCCCTCCGCATGGACGGTTCGACCACCGCGGCCGCCACCGCCGACCCCTTCAACGAGGAGGTCTTCTGGACGGACGGCGACGGGAACGGGGGTTCCTGGCTCCGGGACGCGGAGGGCACCGACCACCCCCTCTCCCCCTCCGCCGCCTCCCGGCTCGTGGACGTCAACCTCGATCCCCCGTACCCGAACGCCCCCGGCTTCACCGCGGCCCGCCTCCTCGCCACCCCTGGTTTCGCCGAGCGCTTCCGCCCCCGCGTCGTCTCCACGACCCTCGCGGTCGCCTGGGTCGCGGCCGGACGCCGGGCCGCGTACGTCACGGACGGCGACCTCCGCGACAGCGTCCACTTCGCCGCAGGCATCGCGCTGTGCCGCGCGGCCGGCTGCGTCGTGACGGGCCTGCGCGGCGAGCCGGCCCTGAGCGGCCCGGACGGCCTGGTCGTGGCGGCCGACGCGGAGACGCACGCCGTTCTGCTCGACCTGGTGCGGGAGGTGCGGGACCAGGGCTGA
- a CDS encoding VOC family protein, translating to MPLRPMQVNVKAVDHVAVGRFWAQALGWDAVSAGPGGTAVQPPGFDWRAPGTAVALDVIAVPDPKPAAKNRVHLDLATTSPAQQTELIARLKSLGATPADVGQGDDVPWTVLADPEGNEFCVLEPRETYRDSGPLAAVVVDCADPHAMARFWGEAIDWTVVETTGEAARLRAAQGIGPYVEFLRTPGPPTAAPARRIHLDLLPYPGDDQAAETDRLRALGATDLDLGQGPEVSWTVLADPEDHEFCVLSLT from the coding sequence ATGCCGTTGCGACCGATGCAGGTGAACGTGAAGGCCGTCGATCACGTCGCGGTCGGCCGGTTCTGGGCACAGGCGCTGGGCTGGGACGCCGTGAGCGCGGGGCCCGGCGGGACGGCCGTACAGCCGCCCGGATTCGACTGGCGCGCCCCGGGCACGGCCGTGGCCCTCGATGTCATCGCCGTACCGGACCCGAAGCCGGCCGCGAAGAACCGCGTGCACCTCGACCTCGCCACCACCTCGCCCGCCCAGCAGACGGAACTGATCGCCCGCCTGAAGTCGCTCGGCGCGACACCCGCCGACGTCGGGCAGGGCGACGACGTCCCCTGGACCGTCCTCGCCGATCCCGAGGGCAACGAGTTCTGTGTGCTGGAGCCCCGCGAGACCTACCGCGACAGCGGGCCCCTCGCGGCCGTCGTCGTCGACTGCGCGGACCCGCACGCCATGGCCCGCTTCTGGGGCGAGGCGATCGACTGGACGGTCGTCGAGACGACCGGTGAGGCGGCCCGCCTCCGCGCGGCGCAGGGAATCGGCCCCTACGTGGAATTCCTCCGCACACCCGGCCCGCCGACCGCCGCCCCCGCCCGCCGCATCCACCTCGACCTGCTGCCGTACCCAGGCGACGACCAGGCGGCGGAGACGGACCGGCTCCGCGCCCTCGGCGCCACCGATCTCGACCTCGGCCAGGGCCCCGAGGTGTCGTGGACCGTGCTCGCCGACCCCGAGGACCACGAGTTCTGCGTCCTGTCCCTGACCTGA
- a CDS encoding alpha/beta fold hydrolase — MSSVRRITLTDRDITLNCAESGPADGTPVVLVHGHPFNHTLWAPQAHALAAAGHRVITPDLRGYGDSDVTPGQVFLADFADDIAALLDHLGIDRTVIGGVSMGGQICMDFHRRHPDRVRALVLSDTSYGAETPDGKAFRNALADRLLTEGMAGYADEVIDKMLAAYNVTALPDVAAQVLGMMRATDPRGAAAALRGRAERPDYGDTLASVTAPTLIVVGADDVYTPVSDARSIATLVPHAQLTVIDGAGHLPGAEQPEAFNESLLGFLKEIC; from the coding sequence ATGAGCAGCGTCCGCCGCATCACCCTCACCGACCGCGACATCACCCTGAACTGCGCCGAGTCCGGCCCCGCCGACGGCACTCCGGTCGTCCTGGTCCACGGCCACCCGTTCAACCACACCCTGTGGGCCCCGCAGGCCCACGCCCTCGCCGCCGCCGGCCACCGCGTCATCACCCCCGACCTGCGCGGCTACGGGGACAGTGACGTCACCCCGGGCCAGGTGTTCCTCGCCGACTTCGCCGACGACATCGCCGCGCTCCTCGACCACCTGGGCATCGACCGCACCGTGATCGGCGGCGTCTCCATGGGCGGCCAGATCTGCATGGACTTCCACCGCCGCCACCCGGACCGCGTGCGCGCCCTGGTCCTCTCCGACACGTCCTACGGCGCCGAGACCCCCGACGGCAAGGCCTTCCGCAACGCCCTGGCCGACCGCCTCCTCACCGAGGGCATGGCCGGTTACGCGGACGAGGTCATCGACAAGATGCTCGCCGCGTACAACGTCACCGCGCTCCCCGACGTGGCCGCGCAGGTCCTCGGCATGATGCGCGCCACGGACCCGCGCGGCGCGGCGGCGGCCCTGCGCGGCCGCGCCGAACGCCCCGACTACGGCGACACCTTGGCCTCGGTCACGGCCCCGACCCTGATCGTGGTCGGTGCGGACGACGTCTACACGCCGGTCTCCGACGCGCGGTCCATCGCGACCCTGGTCCCGCACGCGCAGCTCACGGTCATCGACGGCGCGGGCCACCTCCCCGGCGCCGAACAGCCCGAGGCCTTCAACGAGTCGCTGCTCGGCTTCCTCAAGGAAATCTGCTGA
- a CDS encoding SAM-dependent methyltransferase translates to MTPEMISNLAHTRHPIKSPLGDASVRQLLDRVLPRDGGRVLDLGCGTAEWLLRALETRPGLRAVGVDLSEKSLEIARAAAEARGVADRLELHCQKAEEYTSPEPFDAVLSVGSAHAFGGLLPTLEGARARLAPTGSVLIGDGYWLSEPTAEAVEVLGEFTDLASTVDRVVGEGWVPVYGHASTRQELDHYEWSLWGTLAEWALDHPGHEDGAEVLDWSHARRDEWLHAYRDSFGFLTLVLRRTPAL, encoded by the coding sequence ATGACCCCTGAGATGATCTCGAACCTGGCGCACACCCGGCACCCGATCAAGTCCCCGCTCGGCGACGCGTCCGTACGGCAGTTGCTCGACCGGGTGCTGCCCCGGGACGGCGGCCGCGTGCTCGATCTGGGGTGCGGGACGGCGGAGTGGCTGCTGCGGGCGCTGGAGACGCGGCCGGGGCTGCGGGCCGTGGGGGTGGACCTGTCCGAGAAGTCGCTGGAGATCGCGCGGGCGGCGGCGGAGGCGCGCGGCGTCGCGGACCGGCTGGAGCTGCACTGCCAGAAGGCCGAGGAGTACACGTCGCCGGAGCCCTTCGACGCGGTGCTGAGCGTCGGCTCGGCGCACGCGTTCGGCGGGCTCCTGCCCACGCTGGAAGGCGCCCGCGCCCGGCTCGCCCCGACCGGGAGCGTGCTGATCGGAGACGGGTACTGGCTGAGCGAGCCGACGGCGGAGGCGGTCGAGGTGCTCGGCGAGTTCACGGATCTCGCGTCGACCGTGGACCGGGTCGTGGGGGAGGGCTGGGTGCCGGTGTACGGGCATGCGAGTACCCGCCAGGAGCTGGACCACTACGAGTGGTCGCTGTGGGGGACGCTCGCCGAGTGGGCGCTCGACCACCCCGGCCACGAGGACGGCGCCGAGGTCCTGGACTGGTCCCACGCCCGCCGCGACGAGTGGCTGCACGCCTACCGGGACAGCTTCGGCTTCCTGACCCTCGTCCTGCGCCGCACGCCCGCCCTGTAG
- a CDS encoding GNAT family N-acetyltransferase — MDTLRFRLADDTDLATVVGLRDDAARWMLSRGVTGQWRPGELGVDHFRRTRERGGEVWLAESGERAVGAWELWWEDEAAWGPQPATAGYVHRLMVAHGSVPPGTGRELLRAAERRVAERGRPLARLDCVATNPALKAYYIKAGYRVVGHKEGKPQPGTKPKSFTLLEKRVSGAAAQSA, encoded by the coding sequence ATGGACACCTTGCGCTTCCGCCTCGCCGACGACACCGACCTCGCCACGGTCGTGGGACTGCGTGACGACGCCGCCCGCTGGATGCTGAGCCGGGGCGTCACGGGCCAGTGGCGCCCGGGCGAACTCGGCGTGGACCACTTCCGCCGCACACGCGAGCGCGGGGGCGAGGTGTGGCTCGCGGAGAGTGGCGAACGGGCCGTCGGGGCCTGGGAGTTGTGGTGGGAGGACGAGGCCGCGTGGGGCCCGCAGCCGGCGACGGCCGGATATGTGCACCGCCTGATGGTGGCGCACGGCAGCGTCCCGCCCGGCACGGGACGCGAACTCCTGCGCGCGGCGGAGCGCCGCGTCGCCGAGCGGGGGCGCCCCTTGGCGCGGCTCGACTGCGTGGCCACCAACCCGGCCCTGAAGGCGTACTACATCAAGGCCGGGTACCGGGTCGTCGGCCACAAGGAGGGCAAGCCGCAGCCGGGCACGAAGCCGAAGTCGTTCACCCTGCTGGAGAAGCGGGTGAGCGGGGCGGCGGCGCAGTCCGCGTGA
- a CDS encoding vWA domain-containing protein translates to MSVRKIQHKVNHVALVVDSSGSMYQHQHQLVRVVDEFVAGLKAESDSLGHETRISLYSFDHRVENLVWDMDVKHLPSMRGLYKVNNGATALIEASLKSLDDLDHIWEEYGEHSFLQIVVTDGEENASGGDRRHDGDMSILGPWLDRITAKMGGLPDHWTSAILVPNSLAKRTAQNYGFPAGNIAIWDADSKQGVEEAIGTVRAAATSFLRGREQGVRGTKNLFAVGQDISVDEVRANLEPIPADKYRLLKVDKEAEIRSFVNSHPGVTYERGSCYYQLGARVQVQPDKEVVVVEKDTDRAYTGDAARSLLFGTGIKGTVSVKAGNNPKLEVYVQSRSVNRKLKANTRLLIML, encoded by the coding sequence ATGTCTGTGCGCAAGATCCAGCACAAGGTGAATCACGTCGCACTCGTCGTGGACAGTTCCGGTTCCATGTATCAGCACCAGCACCAGCTCGTGCGCGTCGTCGACGAATTCGTGGCCGGACTGAAGGCGGAATCGGACAGCCTCGGGCACGAGACGCGGATCAGCCTCTATTCCTTCGACCACCGGGTGGAGAACCTGGTGTGGGACATGGACGTGAAGCACCTTCCGTCCATGCGCGGGCTCTACAAGGTGAACAACGGGGCGACGGCGCTGATCGAGGCCTCGCTGAAATCCCTGGACGACCTGGACCACATCTGGGAGGAGTACGGGGAGCACAGCTTCCTCCAGATCGTGGTGACGGACGGGGAGGAGAACGCGTCGGGAGGGGACCGCCGGCACGACGGCGACATGTCGATCCTCGGGCCGTGGCTCGACCGGATCACCGCCAAGATGGGCGGCCTGCCGGACCACTGGACGTCCGCGATCCTCGTGCCGAACTCGCTGGCCAAGCGCACCGCGCAGAACTACGGCTTCCCCGCGGGGAACATCGCGATCTGGGACGCGGACTCGAAGCAGGGCGTCGAGGAGGCCATCGGCACGGTGCGCGCCGCCGCCACCAGCTTCCTGCGCGGGCGCGAGCAGGGCGTGCGCGGCACGAAGAACCTGTTCGCGGTCGGCCAGGACATATCCGTCGACGAGGTGCGGGCGAACCTGGAGCCGATACCGGCCGACAAGTACCGGCTCCTGAAGGTCGACAAGGAGGCCGAGATCCGCTCGTTCGTGAATTCCCATCCGGGCGTGACCTATGAGCGCGGTTCCTGCTACTACCAGTTGGGTGCGCGCGTCCAGGTCCAGCCCGACAAGGAAGTCGTCGTCGTGGAGAAGGACACCGACCGCGCCTATACGGGAGACGCGGCGCGCAGCCTTCTTTTCGGTACGGGAATCAAGGGCACGGTGTCGGTGAAGGCGGGGAACAATCCGAAGCTGGAGGTCTATGTGCAGAGCCGCTCGGTCAACCGAAAGCTGAAGGCGAACACGCGGCTGCTCATCATGCTCTGA
- a CDS encoding GNAT family N-acetyltransferase: MTHDHDGGRLSVGEADKALDARLSQGLDEVNFPATGTTSADQTSLSVKVVDETGELVGGLSGWTWAGLFGIEMLWIREASRKDGWGTRILAAAEEEARRRGCDRACVSSFTFQAPAFYQRHGYVETGRTLGIPGGAEDVHMFKKFTSAGNSLFRA; encoded by the coding sequence ATGACGCATGACCACGACGGCGGCCGGCTGAGCGTCGGCGAGGCCGACAAGGCGCTCGACGCACGCCTGTCCCAGGGCCTCGACGAGGTCAACTTCCCGGCTACCGGCACCACTTCCGCCGATCAGACCTCCCTCTCGGTGAAGGTCGTCGACGAGACGGGCGAACTCGTCGGCGGCCTGTCCGGCTGGACCTGGGCCGGCCTGTTCGGCATCGAGATGCTGTGGATCCGCGAGGCGAGCCGGAAGGACGGCTGGGGGACGCGGATCCTCGCCGCGGCGGAGGAGGAGGCGCGCCGGCGCGGCTGCGACCGCGCCTGCGTCTCCTCCTTCACCTTCCAGGCCCCGGCGTTCTACCAGCGTCACGGGTACGTCGAGACCGGCCGCACCCTGGGCATTCCCGGCGGCGCGGAAGACGTCCACATGTTCAAGAAATTCACCAGCGCCGGGAATTCCCTTTTCAGAGCATGA